Genomic window (Luteibacter yeojuensis):
GGCATGCAACGGCCGTCTCGGGAAAGTCGACGATGCGCACATCGTCGACATGGTGTCCTGCGGGCATATGGAACCTCCTTACTTCGTCGAGCTCGCGCCATGCCGTGGCCCATACCCGCCAGTCCGGGGCGTCGCGGAACGCCGCCGGCGATTGGCCGAGCCGTTGCCGGAACGCGCGCGAGAAGGCTTCCGGGCTTTCATAGCCGGCGTCCAGGGCGACATCGGTCAACGAGACCATGGGCCGGAACGCCGCCTGCCACGCGGCCCGCTTGAACCGGGACAGCTGCACGTAGCGGTGCACCGGCAAGCCGGCGAGGGCCGAGAACCGGCGGTGAAAGTGGTATGGCGAGCAGGCCGCGACCTCCGCCAGGACATCGAGCGACAGATCGCCGTCCAGATGGCCGTCGATGTATGCGAGTACGCGGCGGAAGCGCAGGTGTGATGGGTCGGTCATGCGTGAAGCGTAACGGGCTCGCGATCGATCGCGCATGACGGATCTTGCGCGAATGCGCCCGCGATCGCTTGCGGTGGGACCGAAGCCCTCTGTACCTTCGGAAGCTTCCCAACGTGGAGGCTATCGTGACGCGCCTGAGCCTGCTCCTCTCGACCTGCATCGCCGCCTCGGCGGTTCTTTCCACTTCCGCCCTGGCCGCCACGCCCCCGCATTTCGCGGTGGAGAACGGGCACTTCCTCCTCGACGGCAAGCCTTATGTCATTCGCTCGGGCGAGATGCACTACCCTCGCATCCCCCGCGCCGACTGGCGCGACCGCATGCGCAAGGCCAAGGCGATGGGGCTCAACACCATCACCACCTACGCATTCTGGAATGCCAACGAGCCCGAGCCCGGCATCTTCGATTTCAGCGGAAACAACGATATCGCCGCCTTCGTGCGCACTGCGCAGGAAGAAGGCCTGAACGTCATCGTGCGTCCCGGCCCCTTCGTGTGCGCCGAGTGGGAGTTCGGTGGCATCCCGGCATGGTTGCTGCGTACGCCCGGTCTCCGCGTCCGCTCCTACGACCCGCGCTTCCTCGAGGCCACCGCCAGATGGTTCAAGCGTCTGGGCCAGGAGCTCGCTCCACTGATGAGTACGCGCGGCGGCCCCATCCTGATGGCGCAGGTGGAGAACGAATACGGTTACGTCGGTAACGATCGCGACTACATGGAAGCCATCCGCAAGCAGATGATAGACGGCGGCTTCGACCTGCCGCTCTTCATGTCGAACGGGCCCGGTCCGACCTGGATGAGCCGCGGCACCCTGCCCGGCCTGGTCTCGGTCATCAATTTCACGGGCGATGCCGCGAAGACCGAACGTGCCTTCCGGCGCTCCGCACCGATGATGGAAGGCATGCCGCGCATGGCCGGGGAA
Coding sequences:
- a CDS encoding AraC family transcriptional regulator, with the translated sequence MTDPSHLRFRRVLAYIDGHLDGDLSLDVLAEVAACSPYHFHRRFSALAGLPVHRYVQLSRFKRAAWQAAFRPMVSLTDVALDAGYESPEAFSRAFRQRLGQSPAAFRDAPDWRVWATAWRELDEVRRFHMPAGHHVDDVRIVDFPETAVACLSHVGPPERIGETIRRFIAWRRANGLPPSKSATWNILYDDPETTPPERYRLDLCASCADVPPNDEGVVAARLWGGRCAVLRHTGSEALLGDAIRFLYGEWLTGSGEEPGDAPLFLRRVAFFPDVPEHETVTDIHLPLAQ